A genome region from Eurosta solidaginis isolate ZX-2024a chromosome 2, ASM4086904v1, whole genome shotgun sequence includes the following:
- the LOC137240988 gene encoding ATPase family gene 2 protein homolog A, producing MPRKSSSKKSSTNSAANWYHCEKCNVHITSKDRETHYKHCPITPETGEPLEYIYNNYLCTIGVQRRTFIIDELRDVTTKYRNNLIFLSEGAMRLTSLYIGQRVLIQSKEVPGASGLVRIVWPIPDRFLTTAYVGEEDYKLYWTAFANETLQICALPLGCTKVAKTVQLRLTAVDGESIELDDIQFRNVERLLKFELKKLIFTKHSDVFMDFFNKDLTMQVISWTSFEDMTKDEQGVELLEAKLDNLKLENTKTKTFFEVTGATRLEIVRPEKQCEEEELSANINNVVTKLDIGGLENQIEVIQEAMEMALGLKFVPEGVKVARCFLLHGPTGCGKSLICEAMCSAVQEIANSTIAKLTKADIIRINASEIFSKFLGETEKNLLSYFEKVYTNYPRSTLVIIEDVHNICAKHELNEMTQRVGAAFLGILDTLNGRKREAQRIFLLATTSQIDALNPNARRCGRLDSEIEVGAPTPEQRTAILHCLLRNIDHTLTHEQIVDIAQVLHGYVGADLANLVNAAALRALKDETAQRSVNIQDLQTTLTHIKPSAMREVLIENPNIHWSDIGGQADLKLKLKQAIEWPLLYPDKFVRLGLKPPRGILMYGPPGCSKTMIAKALATESQLNFLSIKGPELFSMWVGESERAVREVFRKARQVAPAIVFFDEIDAIGGKRADTGGSGTSVKERVLTQLLTEMDGVETLENVTIVGATNRPDMIDKALLRPGRFDRIVYVGLPDAAARRDIFRIKLQAMPVADELDVEMLVQRSEGYSGAEIQAACQEAALKCLEESFEAVHIKWAHFEYALQAIQPRTSPELLKLYDDYRKQR from the exons ATGCCGCGAAAGAGCTCAAGTAAAAAATCATCAACCAACTCTGCTGCAAATTGGTATCATTGCGAAAAATGCAATGTGCACATAACATCCAAAGATCGTGAAACACATTACAAGCACTGCCCCATAACTCCAGAGACTGGGGAGCCATTggaatatatatataacaattatCTATGTACAATAGGCGTGCAAAGGCGTACATTTATCATAGACGAACTAAGGGATGTAacaacaaaatatagaaataatttaatatttctatCGGAAGGTGCAATGCGACTAACAAGTTTATACATAGGTCAAAGAGTATTAATACAGTCCAAAGAAGTGCCCGGAGCGAGTGGTTTGGTGCGAATAGTTTGGCCTATACCCGATAGATTTTTAACAACCGCATATGTGGGAGAAGAAG ATTATAAATTATATTGGACTGCTTTTGCGAATGAAACACTTCAAATATGTGCGTTACCATTGGGTTGCACAAAAGTTGCCAAAACCGTGCAACTACGTTTAACTGCAGTTGATGGCGAAAGTATAGAACTGGATGATATTCAGTTTAGAAATGTAGAGCGTTTGTTAAagtttgaattaaagaaattgaTATTCACAAAACATAGCGACgtttttatggatttttttaataaagatcTAACTATGCAAGTAATTTCATGGACCAGTTTTGAAGATATGACTAAAGATGAGCAAGGTGTTGAATTGTTGGAGGCGAAGTTGGATAACTTAAAATTAGAAAACACTAAAACGAAAACATTTTTCGAAGTAACTGGTGCTACGCGCTTGGAAATTGTCAGACCAGAAAAACAGTGTGAAGAGGAGGAATTATCGGCAAATATAAATAATGTTGTCACTAAACTGGATATAGGTGGTTTGGAAAATCAAATCGAAGTGATTCAAGAAGCTATGGAAATGGCTTTGGGACTCAAGTTTGTGCCTGAAG GCGTAAAAGTCGCACGTTGTTTTCTATTACATGGTCCAACGGGTTGTGGAAAAAGTTTGATTTGTGAAGCCATGTGTTCAGCCGTACAGGAAATTGCAAACTCGACGATTGCCAAATTAACAAAAGCCGATATTATACGTATTAATGCAAGCGAAATATTTAGTAAATTTCTTGGAGAAACGGAGAAGAATTTATTGAGTTACTTTGAGAAAGTGTATACAAATTATCCAAGATCCACACTTGTCATTATTGAAGATGTACATAATATCTGTGCAAAGCATGAGTTAAACGAAATGACTCAACGTGTTGGCGCTGCTTTTCTTGGTATACTTGATACGCTAAATGGACGCAAACGTGAAGCACAACGTATTTTTCTTTTAGCTACAACATCACAAATCGATGCGCTTAATCCCAATGCACGTCGTTGTGGACGCTTGGACAGTGAAATTGAAGTAGGCGCGCCAACACCAGAGCAACGTACGGCTATACTTCATTGTCTGCTACGCAATATCGATCATACACTCACGCATGAACAAATTGTAGATATCGCACAAGTGTTGCACGGTTATGTTGGCGCCGATCTGGCTAATCTTGTTAATGCTGCAGCACTGCGTGCACTTAAAGATGAGACGGCGCAACGTTCAGTGAATATACAGGATTTACAAACAACATTGACACATATTAAACCGTCTGCGATGCGTGAAGTGCTTATAGAAAATCCCAATATACACTGGAGTGATATTGGCGGCCAAGCtgatttaaaattgaaattgaagcAGGCAATAGAATGGCCACTGCTGTATCCGGATAAATTTGTACGTTTAGGTTTGAAACCACCACGTGGCATTTTAATGTATGGTCCACCAGGTTGTTCGAAAACAATGATTGCCAAAGCACTCGCAACTGAAAGTCAATTAAATTTCCTTTCAATAAAAGGTCCTGAGTTATTCTCAATGTGGGTAGGAGAGTCTGAGCGCGCTGTACGTGAAGTATTTCGCAAAGCGCGTCAAGTAGCACCGGCTATTGTTTTCTTTGATGAAATCGATGCCATTGGCGGTAAACGCGCTGATACCGGTGGCTCAGGCACATCCGTTAAGGAACGTGTGCTCACGCAACTACTAACCGAAATGGATGGTGTAGAGACATTGGAAAATGTAACCATTGTTGGTGCAACTAATCGTCCGGATATGATCGATAAAGCACTTTTACGCCCAGGACGATTCGATCGTATTGTTTATGTTGGGCTACCAGATGCTGCGGCGCGACGTGATATTTTTCGTATTAAATTGCAGGCTATGCCTGTAGCCGATGAACTGGATGTGGAAATGCTTGTACAACGCAGTGAGGGTTACTCGGGTGCTGAAATACAAGCTGCATGCCAGGAGGCTGCATTGAAATGTCTAGAGGAGAGCTTCGAAGCGGTGCATATAAAATGGGCACATTTTGAATATGCTTTACAGGCTATACAACCACGTACTAGTCCCGAACTATTAAAACTTTACGATGATTATCGGAAACAAAGATAA
- the Charon gene encoding uncharacterized protein Charon, with product MKKAILTKIVGKPVESAIKITNPHNHHYKLAYAELFRAVLQIPEKDIQVRILNAINGKSSTTEFVNAMCPTCKQTFGTKPELRKTISTQTDITEIVSHINNQTLRLIAPPVETILSSTNSSTNSDDSHDRHSPILQKSVVSTSMTKDFTTARFSHPAACCLPTQRHQPIITRQEEALPTQPHQQIKRKRKRKVCLPQVMKRSHAQMVQTHLQPKLKIKKVETIKGPGVDYCMQASISNCDRRDSIGPIPLDDWIEELFKEPDEHKSKEEHIMRIMAEECLDAEKRTDGLLAIHRSIVANDLYALRRQIFVWRKLRKLVDLNELLTDEDENCLQLAIIQDCFPKVINILLNEGLNVNEVDYHSNTCIHLAILNEVELESLSLLMQKIDLKLLLHLNDDGYTPLHIAVRTDSYLRAEIIIRTLDERLGTKPILACNSGRVTTKDEFQKYYEDVCRLLEKIYSDDTTRNAQPKFKKKLLEAGDRKSGNTPLFFALENKLEHLVFFLLAHLTDPRIINFSGQDARSYYWEFGKTLNLSLKVDNAMENAVSLLRY from the exons ATGAAAAAAGCCATACTAACGAAAATTGTTGGCAAACCCGTTGAAAGTGCAATAAAAATAACCAACCCACATAACCATCATTATAAATTGGCTTATGCTGAATTATTTCGCGCAGTACTACAAATACCagaaaaagatatacaagtgcgtatTCTTAATGCGATCAATGGGAAATCATCCACGACAGAGTTTGTCAATGCGATGTGCCCGACTTGCAAACAAACATTTGGAACAAAGCCAGAATTACGCAAAACCATATCAACACAGACTGACATTACCGAAATTGTTTCACACATAAATAATCAAACATTGAGGCTAATAGCACCACCAGTCGAAACCATACTCAGTTCTACAAATTCAAGCACAAATAGTGATGATAGCCATGATCGACATTCACCAATTCTACAAAAATCTGTTGTATCTACGTCAATGACAAAGGATTTTACAACAGCACGGTTTTCGCATCCAGCGGCATGTTGTCTCCCAACACAACGACATCAACCTATAATTACACGACAGGAAGAGGCGTTACCAACACAACCCCATCAACAAATAAAACGGAAACGTAAACGGAAAGTTTGCCTTCCGCAAGTGATGAAGCGATCACATGCACAAATGGTACAGACGCACTTGCAGcctaaactaaaaataaaaaaagtagagaCA ATCAAGGGCCCAGGTGTTGATTATTGCATGCAGGCAAGTATAAGTAATTGTGATCGTCGTGATTCGATCGGTCCCATTCCCCTTGATGACTGGATCGAGGAATTGTTCAAAGAACCAGATGAACATAAATCAAAAGAAGAGCACATTATGCGAATCATGGCAGAAGAATGCTTAGATGCCGAAAAACGGACAGATGGCTTGCT AGCTATACACCGTAGCATTGTCGCGAACGATTTGTACGCATTGCGTCGACAAATTTTTGTGTGGAGAAAGTTGCGTAAATTAGTTGATCTCAATGAACTGTTAACCGATGAAGATGAA AATTGCTTACAGCTGGCTATTATACAAGATTGTTTTCCGAAAGTAATCAACATACTGCTCAATGAGGGTTTAAACGTTAATGAAGTTGATTATCATTCTAATACCTGCATACATTTGGCAATACTCAATGAAGTTGAACTTGAATCGCTGAGTTTGCTTATGCAAAAGATTGATCTAAAACTATTATTACATCTTAATGATGACGGATACACACCATTGCATATTGCAGTACGCACAGATAGTTATTTACGTGCTGAAATTATAATCAGAACACTTGACGAACGTCTTGGAACGAAACCTATATTAGCATGCAATAGTGGACGTGTCACAACGAaagacgaatttcaaaaatattatgaAGATGTTTGCAGACTGTTAGAAAAAATATATTCTGATGATACAACAAGAAATGCACagccaaaatttaagaaaaaacttttagAAGCTGGTGATCGAAAAAGTGGAAACACACCATTATTTTTTGCTCTTGAAAATAAATTAG AACATTTGGTATTTTTCTTATTGGCGCATCTTACCGACCCAAGAATTATAAATTTCAGCGGACAAGATGCCAGATCGTATTACTGGGAATTCGGCAAAACGCTAAATTTAAGCTTAAAGGTAGATAATGCAATGGAAAATGCTGTTTCTCTCTTGCGATATTAG
- the LOC137240992 gene encoding zinc finger matrin-type protein 5 isoform X1, producing the protein MGGKSYYCDYCSCFLKNDINVRKVHNSGLGHKIAKLRYMRRFEEPRKVLEEECKKEPCIRFLSGRYCKFDLCCNSSHFNQKQLERLAKIVNNASLLIAEKLEKSQARKSSMKSLNLGNGVALPWIITGRVNNKKICQKIKRLPESLKPINFNRMSNDVTNSEWGRYKKKMLHNN; encoded by the exons CTTTCTTAAGAATGACATAAATGTGCGTAAAGTACATAACTCCGGCTTAGGTCATAAAATCGCCAAACTACGCTACATGCGGCGATTCGAAG AACCCAGAAAGGTATTGGAGGAAGAATGTAAAAAAGAACCATGCATACGCTTTTTAAGCGGCAGATATTGTAAATTTGATTTATGTTGCAATTCAAGTCATTTTAATCAAAAGCAGCTAGAACGTTTAGCAAAAATAG TAAACAATGCATCTTTacttatagctgagaaacttgaAAAATCACAAGCACGAAAATCCTCGATGAAATCGCTAAATCTAGGTAATGGTGTCGCCTTGCCATGGATCATAACCGGACGAGTGAACAATAAAAAAATCTGTCAAAAAATTAAGCGCTTACCGGAATCCCTGAAACCAATTAATTTTAACCGGATGAGTAATGATGTTACTAATTCTGAGTGGGGTCGATATAAAAAAAAGATGCTTCataataattaa
- the LOC137240992 gene encoding zinc finger matrin-type protein 5 isoform X2 codes for MGGKSYYCDYCSCFLKNDINVRKVHNSGLGHKIAKLRYMRRFEEPRKVLEEECKKEPCIRFLSGRYCKFDLCCNSSHFNQKQLERLAKIAEKLEKSQARKSSMKSLNLGNGVALPWIITGRVNNKKICQKIKRLPESLKPINFNRMSNDVTNSEWGRYKKKMLHNN; via the exons CTTTCTTAAGAATGACATAAATGTGCGTAAAGTACATAACTCCGGCTTAGGTCATAAAATCGCCAAACTACGCTACATGCGGCGATTCGAAG AACCCAGAAAGGTATTGGAGGAAGAATGTAAAAAAGAACCATGCATACGCTTTTTAAGCGGCAGATATTGTAAATTTGATTTATGTTGCAATTCAAGTCATTTTAATCAAAAGCAGCTAGAACGTTTAGCAAAAATAG ctgagaaacttgaAAAATCACAAGCACGAAAATCCTCGATGAAATCGCTAAATCTAGGTAATGGTGTCGCCTTGCCATGGATCATAACCGGACGAGTGAACAATAAAAAAATCTGTCAAAAAATTAAGCGCTTACCGGAATCCCTGAAACCAATTAATTTTAACCGGATGAGTAATGATGTTACTAATTCTGAGTGGGGTCGATATAAAAAAAAGATGCTTCataataattaa